In Phragmites australis chromosome 16, lpPhrAust1.1, whole genome shotgun sequence, one DNA window encodes the following:
- the LOC133895371 gene encoding transmembrane 9 superfamily member 12-like — protein sequence MAGVLHSSCFMAQLFWVALLLVVSPGNAFYLPGSYMHTYSQGEPIFAKVNSLTSIETEMPFSFYSLPYCHPQGGIKKSAENLGELLMGDQIDNSPYRFRVNVNESLFLCTTKGLNENDAKLLKQRTRDLYQVNMMLDNLPVMRFTEQNGVTVQWTGFPVGYTTPAGSSEDYIINHLKFKVLVHEYEGSNVEIIGTGEEGSGVISELDKKGMSGYQIVGFEVVPCSVKRNAEAFSKLNMYDSIDPVDCPVELQKSQVIRQQERITFTYDVEFVKSNIRWPSRWDAYLKMEAGAKVHWFSIMNSLMVILFLAGIVFVIFLRTVRRDLTRYEELDKEAQAQMNEELSGWKLVVGDVFREPSCSKLLCIMIGDGVQILGMAIVTIVFSTLGFMSPASRGMLLTGMIVLYLVLGIAAGYVSVRFWRTIKGTSEGWRSVSWSTACFFPGIMFMVLTVLNFVLWRNKSTGALPISLFFTLLALWFCISVPLTLVGGFLGTRAEQIEFPVRTNQIPREIPARKYPSWLLVLGAGTLPFGTLFIELFFILSSIWLGRFYYVFGFLLIVLLLLVVVCAEVSVVLTYMNLCVEDWRWWWKAFFASGSVALYVFLYSINYLVFDLRSLSGPVSAMLYVGYSFLMAFAIMLATGTIGFLTSFTFVHYLFSSVKID from the coding sequence ATGGCTGGGGTGTTGCACAGCTCCTGCTTTATGGCCCAGTTATTTTGGGTTGCGTTGTTACTGGTTGTGTCGCCAGGCAATGCATTCTATTTGCCTGGCAGCTACATGCACACATACTCCCAAGGTGAGCCTATATTCGCCAAGGTGAACTCACTCACGTCCATCGAGACGGAGATGCCTTTCAGCTTCTACAGCCTGCCATATTGCCATCCCCAGGGTGGCATCAAGAAGAGTGCCGAGAATCTGGGTGAGCTTCTGATGGGTGACCAGATTGACAACTCGCCCTACCGGTTCCGCGTGAATGTTAACGAGTCCCTCTTCCTCTGCACCACAAAAGGGCTTAATGAGAATGATGCAAAGCTCCTTAAGCAGCGCACTCGTGATCTTTACCAGGTCAACATGATGCTTGACAATCTGCCAGTCATGCGTTTCACTGAGCAGAATGGTGTCACAGTACAGTGGACTGGCTTCCCTGTTGGTTACACCACTCCAGCAGGTAGCTCAGAGGATTATATCATCAACCATTTAAAGTTTAAGGTCTTGGTCCATGAGTACGAGGGCAGCAATGTGGAAATCATTGGAACTGGAGAAGAAGGATCTGGTGTCATCTCAGAGTTAGACAAGAAGGGGATGTCTGGGTATCAGATTGTTGGTTTTGAGGTTGTGCCCTGCAGTGTGAAACGAAATGCTGAGGCTTTCTCTAAGCTCAACATGTATGACAGCATTGACCCAGTGGACTGCCCTGTGGAGCTTCAGAAGTCTCAAGTGATCAGGCAACAGGAGAGGATTACATTCACTTATGATGTCGAGTTTGTGAAGAGCAACATCAGGTGGCCATCTAGGTGGGATGCTTATCTCAAGATGGAGGCTGGCGCTAAGGTCCACTGGTTCTCTATAATGAACTCTCTCATGGTGATCTTGTTCCTGGCTGGAATTGTCTTTGTTATATTCCTCAGAACCGTCAGGAGGGACCTGACCAGGTATGAAGAGCTCGACAAGGAAGCACAAGCACAGATGAATGAGGAGCTATCTGGGTGGAAGCTTGTAGTCGGAGATGTATTCAGAGAGCCAAGTTGCTCAAAGCTATTATGCATAATGATTGGTGATGGGGTTCAGATATTGGGCATGGCAATCGTAACAATTGTTTTTTCCACACTTGGGTTCATGTCTCCAGCCTCAAGAGGAATGCTTCTTACTGGGATGATTGTTCTCTATCTCGTCCTTGGTATTGCAGCTGGGTATGTCAGTGTTCGGTTCTGGAGGACTATTAAGGGCACATCTGAAGGTTGGAGATCAGTGTCGTGGTCAACTGCCTGCTTTTTCCCTGGTATCATGTTTATGGTCCTTACTGTCTTAAACTTCGTGTTGTGGAGAAACAAGAGCACTGGAGCTTTACCTATCTCACTATTTTTCACCCTTCTGGCTCTATGGTTCTGCATTTCTGTGCCATTGACTCTTGTTGGTGGCTTTCTTGGTACAAGAGCTGAGCAGATAGAATTCCCTGTTCGGACCAATCAAATCCCCAGAGAGATCCCTGCACGGAAGTATCCATCgtggcttcttgttcttggtgCAGGGACACTGCCATTTGGAACCCTGTTTATTGAGCTCTTCTTCATTCTGTCAAGCATCTGGCTTGGAAGGTTCTACTATGTGTTCGGCTTCCTGCTGATTGTCCTGCTGCTGCTTGTCGTAGTCTGCGCCGAGGTGTCTGTTGTCCTAACATACATGAATCTCTGTGTGGAGGactggaggtggtggtggaaggCTTTCTTCGCCTCCGGTTCTGTTGCTCTCTACGTGTTCCTCTACTCCATCAACTACTTGGTCTTTGACCTCAGAAGCTTGAGCGGGCCTGTCTCTGCAATGCTTTACGTCGGCTACTCATTTCTCATGGCATTTGCAATTATGCTAGCAACCGGAACCATTGGCTTTTTGACGTCATTCACCTTTGTGCACTACCTCTTCTCATCCGTAAAGATTGATTGA
- the LOC133896338 gene encoding nuclear transcription factor Y subunit C-6-like translates to MEPKSTTPPPPPVLGAPVTYPPGAAYAAPGAVAYPAAAFYPPPPPPPPPAAAGQQQQGAATQQQLQMFWAEQYREIETATDFKNHNLPLARIKKIMKADEDVRMIAAEAPVVFARACEMFILELTHRGWAHAEENKRRTLQKSDIAAAVARTEVFDFLVDIVPRDEAKDAEAVVGAGIPHPAAGMPTTDPMAYYYVQPQ, encoded by the coding sequence ATGGAGCCCAAATCCACCACCCCTCCGCCGCCCCCCGTCTTGGGCGCGCCCGTCACGTACCCTCCGGGCGCCGCGTACGCCGCCCCCGGCGCCGTCGCCTACCCGGCGGCGGCGTTCTACCCCCCTCCGCCGCCCCCTCctccccccgccgccgcggggcagcagcagcagggcgccgcgacgcagcagcagctgcagatgTTCTGGGCGGAGCAGTACCGCGAGATCGAGACCGCCACCGACTTCAAGAACCACAACCTGCCCCTCGCCCGcatcaagaagatcatgaaGGCAGACGAGGACGTCCGCATGATCGCCGCCGAGGCCCCCGTCGTCTTCGCCCGGGCCTGCGAGATGTTCATCCTCGAGCTGACGCACCGCGGGTGGGCGCACGCCGAGGAGAACAAGCGCCGCACGCTGCAGAAGTCCGAtatcgccgccgccgtcgcgcgcACCGAGGTCTTCGACTTCCTCGTCGACATCGTGCCGCGGGACGAGGCAAAGGACGCCGAGGCCGTCGTCGGGGCCGGGATTCCGCACCCCGCTGCTGGCATGCCCACCACCGACCCCATGGCATACTACTATGTCCAGCCGCAGTAA
- the LOC133895176 gene encoding BURP domain-containing protein 13-like, protein MARFVAVLLTAAALLAVGRLSHAAPSTAEMFWRAVLPSSAVPDTVLRLLRPDTSFVSKGKVEGGARPRAAPFNYQNYKRSSPARDATLRDDTPFSYDYKEPRERRATLRDDTPFSYDYKEPSERRATPRGAGATMTTVFFHEGAVRVGERLPFHFPAAVPAALGFLPRHVADSIPFSAQALPGVLALFGVSPDTVQAAGMKETLRTCESPPLAGEAKFCATSLEALVERAMAALGSRDVSAVTSTLPRAGAPLQLYTVHAVRPVDGESFVACHDEAYPYTVYRCHGTGPARAYMLDMEGARSGAVTVATVCHTDTSRWNPEHVSFKLLGTKPGGEPICHLMPYGHIIWAKNVKRSPA, encoded by the exons ATGGCGCGCTTCGTTGCCGTTCTCCTCACTGCTGCCGCCCTGCTCGCG GTTGGACGGCTGAGCCATGCAGCTCCGTCGACGGCCGAGATGTTTTGGCGCGCCGTCCTGCCGAGCTCCGCCGTGCCGGACACTGTCCTCCGGCTCCTCCGCCCCG ACACCAGCTTCGTAAGCAAAGGCAAGGTCGAGGGAGGAGCAAGACCGAGGGCTGCTCCcttcaattaccaaaattacaAGCGCTCGTCTCCTGCGAGAGATGCGACGCTGCGAGATGATACGCCGTTCAGCTACGACTACAAGGAGCCCAGAGAGCGCCGCGCGACGCTGCGAGATGATACGCCGTTCAGCTACGACTACAAGGAGCCCAGCGAGCGCCGCGCGACCCCGCGAGGCGCCGGGGCCACCATGACGACGGTGTTTTTCCACGAGGGGGCGGTGCGGGTGGGCGAACGCCTGCCGTTCCACTTCCCGGCGGCAGTGCCCGCGGCGCTCGGGTTCCTGCCGCGCCACGTCGCGGATTCCATCCCGTTCTCGGCGCAGGCGCTGCCGGGCGTCCTCGCGCTGTTCGGCGTCTCCCCTGACACGGTCCAGGCCGCTGGCATGAAGGAGACGCTGCGCACGTGCGagtcgccgccgctcgccggggAGGCCAAATTCTGCGCCACGTCGCTCGAGGCCCTGGTCGAGCGCGCCATGGCGGCGCTCGGATCCCGGGACGTCAGTGCGGTGACCTCCACGCTGCCCCGCGCCGGCGCGCCACTGCAGCTGTACACCGTCCACGCCGTGCGGCCGGTCGACGGCGAGAGCTTCGTGGCGTGCCACGACGAGGCCTACCCGTACACCGTGTACCGGTGCCACGGCACCGGCCCGGCCAGGGCGTACATGCTGGATATGGAGGGTGCCCGCAGCGGCGCGGTCACCGTGGCCACCGTCTGCCACACCGACACGTCCAGGTGGAACCCGGAGCACGTCTCCTTCAAGCTCCTCGGCACCAAGCCCGGCGGCGAGCCCATCTGCCACCTCATGCCGTACGGGCACATAATCTGGGCCAAGAACGTGAAGCGCTCGCCGGCATAA